A genomic window from Chrysoperla carnea chromosome 3, inChrCarn1.1, whole genome shotgun sequence includes:
- the LOC123294647 gene encoding ATP-sensitive inward rectifier potassium channel 11-like isoform X3, whose product MVMSGIKRCISQVSMRIFGANSSGEIAWREEFLRYRQSRFSSRRVRKRVVFKHGDCNIVQGNVAKRRRKYLQDIFTTLVDAQWRWTLLVFACSFLLSWLGFSLVWWIIAYTHDDLIPDHLPGGNHSAEWTPCVTNIQSFTSCFLFSVETQHTIGYGGRTTTEECPEAIFVMCLQSITGVFIQAFMVGIVFAKLARPKKRTETLLFSRNAVICHRDGQPCLMFRVGDMRKSHIIEAHVRAQLIRHKVTREGEQLPFYQQELKVRTKVGGDGEEDKIFFIWPTTIVHKINKTSPLYKLSATDLLTERFEIIVMLEGVIESTGMTTQARSSYLPSEILWGHRFDPIVTFKRDLGQYEVDYTLFNNTKEVDTPLCSAKQLDDHRAMYNNNKESHLLREHSVDHLTPGLYHTRSPSSDTLDISSVESLSLDEHIIMIAPPSGEGHHPPPPNHHPHPPTPKTLQVPACTITGPEQ is encoded by the exons ATATAGGCAGTCTCGATTTTCCTCAAGGCGTGTTCGAAAACGGGTAGTGTTTAAGCATGGTGATTGTAATATAGTACAAGGAAATGTAGCAAAAAGacgaagaaaatatttacaa gaTATTTTCACAACCCTGGTGGATGCACAATGGCGATGGACGTTATTAGTATTTGCATGTAGCTTTCTTCTATCGTGGTTAggattttcacttgtttggtgGATTATAGCATATACTCATGATGATCTTATACCAGATCATTTACCTGGTGGAAATCATTCAGCGGAATGGACTCCATGTGTCACAAACATACAATCATTTACCTCATGTTTCTTATTTAGTGTGGAAACGCAGCATACTATag GGTATGGTGGACGTACAACGACCGAAGAATGCCCTGAAGCCATATTTGTAATGTGCTTACAATCAATTACGGGTGTTTTTATACAAGCATTTATGGTGGGAATTGTATTTGCAAAATTAGCACGACCTAAAAAACGAACAGAAACCTTACTATTTTCACGCAATGCAGTAATATGCCATCGTGATGGGCAACCATGTTTAATGTTCCGAGTAGGTGATATGCGTAAATCTCATATAATTGAAGCTCATGTTCGGGCACAATTGATACGTCATAAAGTGACACGTGAAGGTGAACAACTGCCATTCTACCAGCAAGAGTTAAAGGTGAGAACTAAG GTTGGCGGTGATGGTGaagaagataaaatattttttatttggccAACTACAAtcgttcataaaattaataagacTTCACCATTGTATAAATTGTCTGCAACGGATTTATTGACAGAGcgatttgaaattattgttatgcTAG AGGGTGTAATCGAATCAACTGGTATGACAACACAAGCCCGTTCAAGTTATTTACCATCAGAGATCCTTTGGGGTCATCGATTTGATCCCATCGTTACATTCAAACGTGATTTAGGACAATATGAAGTagattatacattatttaataatacaaaagaagTTGATACACCGTTATGTAGTGCCAAACAATTAGATGATCATCGTGCCatgtacaataataataaagaatcaCATTTATTACGTGAGCATAGTGTTG ATCATCTCACACCTGGATTATATCATACAAGATCTCCGTCAAGTGATACATTAGATATAAGTAGCGTTGAATCATTATCATTAGATGAACATATAATAATGATTGCACCACCGTCTGGTGAAGGACATCACCCCCCACCACCGAATCATCATCCTCATCCACCAACACCAAAAACATTACAAGTACCAGCTTGTACAATAACTGGTCCAGAACAATAA
- the LOC123294647 gene encoding G protein-activated inward rectifier potassium channel 3-like isoform X4, whose translation MVMSGIKRCISQVSMRIFGANSSGEIAWREEFLRYRQSRFSSRRVRKRVVFKHGDCNIVQGNVAKRRRKYLQDIFTTLVDAQWRWTLLVFACSFLLSWLGFSLVWWIIAYTHDDLIPDHLPGGNHSAEWTPCVTNIQSFTSCFLFSVETQHTIGYGGRTTTEECPEAIFVMCLQSITGVFIQAFMVGIVFAKLARPKKRTETLLFSRNAVICHRDGQPCLMFRVGDMRKSHIIEAHVRAQLIRHKVTREGEQLPFYQQELKVGGDGEEDKIFFIWPTTIVHKINKTSPLYKLSATDLLTERFEIIVMLEGVIESTGMTTQARSSYLPSEILWGHRFDPIVTFKRDLGQYEVDYTLFNNTKEVDTPLCSAKQLDDHRAMYNNNKESHLLREHSVDHLTPGLYHTRSPSSDTLDISSVESLSLDEHIIMIAPPSGEGHHPPPPNHHPHPPTPKTLQVPACTITGPEQ comes from the exons ATATAGGCAGTCTCGATTTTCCTCAAGGCGTGTTCGAAAACGGGTAGTGTTTAAGCATGGTGATTGTAATATAGTACAAGGAAATGTAGCAAAAAGacgaagaaaatatttacaa gaTATTTTCACAACCCTGGTGGATGCACAATGGCGATGGACGTTATTAGTATTTGCATGTAGCTTTCTTCTATCGTGGTTAggattttcacttgtttggtgGATTATAGCATATACTCATGATGATCTTATACCAGATCATTTACCTGGTGGAAATCATTCAGCGGAATGGACTCCATGTGTCACAAACATACAATCATTTACCTCATGTTTCTTATTTAGTGTGGAAACGCAGCATACTATag GGTATGGTGGACGTACAACGACCGAAGAATGCCCTGAAGCCATATTTGTAATGTGCTTACAATCAATTACGGGTGTTTTTATACAAGCATTTATGGTGGGAATTGTATTTGCAAAATTAGCACGACCTAAAAAACGAACAGAAACCTTACTATTTTCACGCAATGCAGTAATATGCCATCGTGATGGGCAACCATGTTTAATGTTCCGAGTAGGTGATATGCGTAAATCTCATATAATTGAAGCTCATGTTCGGGCACAATTGATACGTCATAAAGTGACACGTGAAGGTGAACAACTGCCATTCTACCAGCAAGAGTTAAAG GTTGGCGGTGATGGTGaagaagataaaatattttttatttggccAACTACAAtcgttcataaaattaataagacTTCACCATTGTATAAATTGTCTGCAACGGATTTATTGACAGAGcgatttgaaattattgttatgcTAG AGGGTGTAATCGAATCAACTGGTATGACAACACAAGCCCGTTCAAGTTATTTACCATCAGAGATCCTTTGGGGTCATCGATTTGATCCCATCGTTACATTCAAACGTGATTTAGGACAATATGAAGTagattatacattatttaataatacaaaagaagTTGATACACCGTTATGTAGTGCCAAACAATTAGATGATCATCGTGCCatgtacaataataataaagaatcaCATTTATTACGTGAGCATAGTGTTG ATCATCTCACACCTGGATTATATCATACAAGATCTCCGTCAAGTGATACATTAGATATAAGTAGCGTTGAATCATTATCATTAGATGAACATATAATAATGATTGCACCACCGTCTGGTGAAGGACATCACCCCCCACCACCGAATCATCATCCTCATCCACCAACACCAAAAACATTACAAGTACCAGCTTGTACAATAACTGGTCCAGAACAATAA